One genomic segment of Helianthus annuus cultivar XRQ/B chromosome 14, HanXRQr2.0-SUNRISE, whole genome shotgun sequence includes these proteins:
- the LOC110884368 gene encoding nucleobase-ascorbate transporter 7 has product MWVILPWNKLALLIGIIVMDGRTGGLNLTGSGRVIQISAAFMLFFSVFGKFGAIFTSIPLQIIAALNCVFFGCISSVGPGHLQFCNLNSFRTKFILGLSFLIGLSLLHFFREKCVVSDHGPVLTHSRWISEPLLGIDFMV; this is encoded by the exons ATGTGGGTCATCTTACCTTGGAACAAGCTAGCATTATTGATAGGCATTATTGTG ATGGATGGTAGAACTGGTGGGTTAAATCTGACTGGAAGTGGACGTGTGATTCAAATATCCGCAGCTTTCATGCTCTTCTTTTCGGTCTTTG GAAAATTCGGTGCTATTTTCACCTCCATACCTTTGCAAATCATTGCGGCTTTGAACTGCGTCTTTTTCGGTTGTATTT CTTCTGTGGGTCCAGGTCACTTGCAGTTTTGTAACCTCAACAGTTTCAGGACCAAGTTCATTTTAGGCTTGTCTTTCTTGATCGGACTTTCACTTCTACACTTCTTCCGCGAAAAGTGTGTAGTGTCCGATCACGGTCCGGTGCTCACACATTCAAGATGG